The following proteins are co-located in the Pomacea canaliculata isolate SZHN2017 linkage group LG8, ASM307304v1, whole genome shotgun sequence genome:
- the LOC112570397 gene encoding 3-hydroxyanthranilate 3,4-dioxygenase-like translates to MTRPISWQTSSMADSETLQPQPKKRTSSSTSVLYNTDKWIEENKNFFLPPICNKMMHNDGQMKVMYVGGPNQRKDFHIEAGEELFYMLKGDMVLKVVENGKHRDVSIKEGEIFLLPARIAHSPQRKADTIGLVIERERTEDEKDGLRFYQEKDGKLTTDVLYEEWFHCEDLGSQLTPAIKKFFASEQYKTGKPIPGTILENPPVELNVDIALEDPFKLKTWIAENHSQLDEDGFIPVYGDPYQFQVTVYGKGKNTGKCDTAETFIWQIEGSSNVTVEGKEFTLEKNDTLLIRVGKEYKAKRPSGSVSLICYQDPTRKSMIG, encoded by the exons ATGACCCGACCTATTTCCTGGCAGACAAGCAGCATGGCGGATAGTGAAACTCTTCAACCGCAACCCAAAAAACGAACCTCTTCCTCTACCTCTGTGCTGTACAATACAGACAAATGGATAGAGGAGAATAAAAACTTCTTCCTGCCACCAATCTGCAACAAAATGAT GCACAATGATGGACAGATGAAGGTGATGTATGTTGGAGGCCCtaatcaaagaaaagattttcatATTGAAGCAGGGGAGGAG TTATTCTATATGCTGAAAGGGGATATGGTTTTAAAGGTAGTGGAAAATGGAAAGCATCGTGATGTTTCTATCAAGGAGGGTGAG ATTTTCTTGTTACCTGCTCGTATAGCCCATTCACCACAGCGTAAAGCAGACACCATCGGGCTTGTTATTGAGCGGGAGAGaacagaagatgaaaaagatggTCTTAG GttttatcaagaaaaagatggaaagCTAACCACAGATGTACTGTATGAAGAGTGGTTTCACTGTGAGGATCTGGGCTCTCAGCTAACTCCAGCAATTAAAAA GTTCTTTGCTTCAGAACAGTACAAGACAGGAAAACCCATCCCAG GCACTATTCTAGAAAATCCACCTGTTGAACTCAATGTGGATATAGCTCTTGAGGATCCTTTCAAGTTGAAGACATGGATTGCTGAAAATCATTCTCAGTTGGATGAGGATGGTTTTATTCCTGTCTACGGTGATCCTTATCAGTTTCAG GTGACAGTCTAtgggaaaggaaaaaacactGGCAAGTGTGATACAGCAGAGACATTCATCTGGCAGATT GAGGGTTCATCAAATGTAACTGTGGAAGGAAAAGAATTTacactggaaaaaaatgacactTTGCTGATTCGTGTTGGGAAAGA GTATAAAGCCAAAAGACCATCTGGCTCTGTGTCACTAATTTGTTATCAGGATCCCACTCGCAAATCAATGATTGGGTGA